The Ruminococcaceae bacterium BL-4 region CTCTGCTTCAGGATACTTTCTACACATGGATTCAGTTTTTCTTCACCGTTATATACCGGTACAATCACTGAAAGTGCAGGCAAATAAATCCCTCCATTCAAAATTTCTGCTCATAAAGACGTTTATACGAACTTTTATATTATATCATTTGCAAAAACAGATTACAATCTTTTGCCAAACATGAATAGCTTTTTCCCTTTTGTTCATAATAAAATTGGTGATGTATTTATGATGATTTCTTTAATCCGTACACTACTGCTATACATAGTGATTATAGCAGCGGTTAGGCTCATGGGAAAACGACAGATCAGTGAACTGCAGACAAGCGAATTGGTAGTAACCCTTTTAATTTCTGATATCGCGGCCATTCCAATGCAGGATACCGGTCAGCCTCTCGCAAGCGGATTCATTCCAATCGCCGTTTTGGCGATCTGCGAAGTGGGCGTATCCTTCATCATGATGAAAAGCGGAAAATTCCGTGAAATGATCTGTGGAAAGCCCATCATTGTCATCCGAGACGGCAAAATTCAGCCGCAGGAAATGCACCGCTTACGAATGACAACAGAAGATTTGTTTGAAGCAATTCGGCAAAAAAATGTTTTTCATATTTCTGATGTCTCCTACGCAATCGTTGAAACAAACGGAAAAATGAGCATCTTAAAAAAGCCTGAACAGGAAATGCCAACTGCGGGGGCTCTTGGGGTTGCCCAAACCGATTCCGGATTTGAAACCGTTGTGATCAGTGATGGCGTAATCAACGATTCTTCCCTCAATCTTTGCAATAAGAATCGTACTTGGTTACAGAATATTCTGAAAAGCAAACAGTTGCAGCCAAAAGATATTTTTATTATGACTGCCGACACCAGTGGTAATTATCAGATTATTCAGAAAGGAGGCAAAGTATGAATCGGCTTTTTATCATCGGTGCTCTTGCAGTTCTGCTCGGCGTAATCTGTAATCTGGGAATGCACACGACTTTGCAGTATACAGACAATATGATACAGGAACTTGCCAATGCAAAATCGGTCTCTGCCTCTGGGGATTATGACCATGCGCAGGAACTTTGCAAAGAAATAAAAGAGGACTGGCAGGGCTGCCATCAGGTTCTGTGCACCTTTATGCCTCATGCTAGGCTAGAGGCCATTGATCAAACACTTTCCACATTACCGGAATTATGTGAAACGAATTCGATTGAACAATTTTACTCCGAATGCGATCGTGGATCTGTTCAATTGGAATATCTAAAAGAAAGCGAAGTCCCAACCTTGCAAAACCTTTTCTAAAAGTTCAAATCGCAAACTAAGCAAAAAAGCCCATACAATTTTTTCGTTTAAAAATTGTATGGGCTTTTTTATTGATCCTGAAAAATCTCTTTGATTTCTTGACAGTTAACAAATCCTAATTTATAATACACCTTATGTTTAATAAACAGACTAATCTACAAAAGGAAACGAATTTATGATTTTTAAAGAAGTAGGGCGCAAAAAATTTCCAACCATTATTCTACTGCATGGCGGTGGATTATCTGACTGGTCATGGAACCCTACCATACAGCTTTTGTCATCCGAGTTTCATTTAGTAACCCCTATTTTAGATGGACATGGTGAAGACGGCTCGGAAACATTTATCAGCATTCAGAAATGTGCAGAGGAATTAATCAGCTATATTGAAAACGACTGCGATGGAAAGGTCTTTGCGATTGGCGGGCTTTCTGTCGGTGCACAGATTACAGTAGAAATACTGTCTACAAAGCCTGATATTGCTCAATACGCTATCATTGAAAGTGCTCTAACAATTCCCATTAAAGGGACAACTGCCATAACAGTTCCAGCTTATCAATTTCTTTATGGTCTGATTAAAAAGCGCTGGTTCTCTAAACTACAGGCAAAATCCCTATGTGTCCCTGACGAACTATTTGAAACTTATTATCAGGACAGTCAAAAGATCAGCAAACAGTCTTTAATTAACCTTACTCTCAGTAATGGTAATTATTATTTAAAGCCTTCTATTGCGGCTACTCATGCAAAGGTGTTAATTATTGTCGGTTCAGATGAAATCAAAGTGATGAAGGAATCCGCCGAACTGTTGCATCGTACGATTCCAAAAAGCCAACTGTATATTGCTAAAAACATGAAACATGGTCAGCTCAGCTTGGTACATACAGAGCAATATATAAAGCTGTTAAAAAATTTTTTCAAAATAAAAGAATGATCATTTTTGGTGCTAAATTTTTATATAAAGAATAGGAGTGCTTCGCTGCTTTTGAATCAGCCAAGCACTCCTATTCTTTATATTAGACAATTATTTGGAAACATAAGAAAACGGATTTTCTTTCGTGCCGTTATGAATCACTTCAAAGTGGCAATGAGGGCCGGTAGAATATCCGGTACTGCCCACTAACGCGATTAACTGTCCCTTTTGTACCTTTTGGCCAACAGAAACAAGAAGCTGAGAAGCATGACCATACAAAGTCACATAGCCATTGCCGTGATCAATCATCACACAGTTCCCGTATCCATCTCCGGTATCGGAAGCCTTAGTGACGGTTCCTCCGTCTGCTGCAACAATTTGAGATCCAAAGGCGTTTCCGTCAGAAATATCAATGCCGGGATGGAACTTTCCCCAACGATATTCAAATCCTGTCGTAATTGTATGCATAGTCGGCGTCGGCCACTCAAAAGTACCAGTCGCCATTCCTGCAGGACAGTCTTTCGTCCCATTCAATATGACCTTAGAAACCGCATCTTTAAGCACTTCTGTATGAGTTGCCTCTTTATTTACCTCTTTGCCATTGATACTAGTAATGCAATAGGTAACCTGTTTTTGTCCATTTTCTCCTTCCGTTTCTACGGAAGTTTTTCCTTTATAAAGCGTATCACTGTCTTTTTGTACGGTATCATAAGG contains the following coding sequences:
- a CDS encoding conserved protein of unknown function (Evidence 4 : Unknown function but conserved in other organisms), with the protein product MNSFFPFVHNKIGDVFMMISLIRTLLLYIVIIAAVRLMGKRQISELQTSELVVTLLISDIAAIPMQDTGQPLASGFIPIAVLAICEVGVSFIMMKSGKFREMICGKPIIVIRDGKIQPQEMHRLRMTTEDLFEAIRQKNVFHISDVSYAIVETNGKMSILKKPEQEMPTAGALGVAQTDSGFETVVISDGVINDSSLNLCNKNRTWLQNILKSKQLQPKDIFIMTADTSGNYQIIQKGGKV
- a CDS encoding conserved protein of unknown function (Evidence 4 : Unknown function but conserved in other organisms), whose protein sequence is MNRLFIIGALAVLLGVICNLGMHTTLQYTDNMIQELANAKSVSASGDYDHAQELCKEIKEDWQGCHQVLCTFMPHARLEAIDQTLSTLPELCETNSIEQFYSECDRGSVQLEYLKESEVPTLQNLF
- a CDS encoding Alpha/beta hydrolase, with amino-acid sequence MIFKEVGRKKFPTIILLHGGGLSDWSWNPTIQLLSSEFHLVTPILDGHGEDGSETFISIQKCAEELISYIENDCDGKVFAIGGLSVGAQITVEILSTKPDIAQYAIIESALTIPIKGTTAITVPAYQFLYGLIKKRWFSKLQAKSLCVPDELFETYYQDSQKISKQSLINLTLSNGNYYLKPSIAATHAKVLIIVGSDEIKVMKESAELLHRTIPKSQLYIAKNMKHGQLSLVHTEQYIKLLKNFFKIKE